From Salvia splendens isolate huo1 chromosome 16, SspV2, whole genome shotgun sequence, a single genomic window includes:
- the LOC121772761 gene encoding 10 kDa chaperonin, mitochondrial-like, protein MAARRLIPTLNRVLVEKIVQPSKTTAGILLPEKSSKLNSGKVIAVGPGLRDKAGNNIPAVVKEGDTVLLPEYGGTQVKLGEKEYHLFRDEDMLGTLHD, encoded by the exons ATGGCAGCGAGGCGACTGATCCCCACTCTCAACAGAGTTCTTGTGGAGAAAATTGTTCAGCCGTCCAAAACCACCGCCGGAATTCTCCTCCCTGAAAAATCATCCAAG TTGAACTCTGGTAAAGTGATTGCAGTTGGACCTGGGCTACGCGACAAAGCAGGGAATAATATCCCAGCTGTTGTGAAAGAAGGCGACACCGTTCTCTTGCCGGAATACGGCGGCACCCAAGTGAAATTGGGTGAAAAAGA GTATCATTTGTTCAGAGATGAAGATATGTTGGGCACTTTGCATGACTGA